The following are encoded together in the Nyctibius grandis isolate bNycGra1 chromosome 5, bNycGra1.pri, whole genome shotgun sequence genome:
- the RPS16 gene encoding small ribosomal subunit protein uS9: MPAKGPLQSVQVFGRKKTATAVAHCKRGNGLIKVNGRPLEMIEPRTLQYKLLEPVLLLGKERFAGVDIRVRVKGGGHVAQIYAIRQAISKALVAYYQKYVDEASKKEIKDILIQYDRTLLVADPRRCESKKFGGPGARARYQKSYR, translated from the exons ATGCCGGCCAAGGGCCCCCTGCAGAGCGTCCAGGTCTTCGGGCGGAAG aaaacagcaaCTGCTGTTGCCCACTGcaagagaggaaatggcctcattAAAGTGAATGGAAGACCTCTGGAAATGATTGAGCCCAGAACTCTGCAGTATAAA CTGCTTGAACCTGTCCTCCTCCTGGGGAAGGAACGGTTTGCTGGTGTTGACATCAGAGTCCGTGTAAAGGGTGGTGGCCACGTAGCACAAATCTACG ctaTCCGTCAAGCTATTTCCAAAGCATTGGTGGCTTACTATCAAAAAT ATGTTGATGAAGCTTCCAAGAAAGAGATCAAGGATATTCTGATCCAGTATGATAGGACTCTGTTGGTTGCAGATCCTCGCCGTTGTGAGTCCAAGAAATTTGGAGGACCTGGTGCTCGTGCACGCTACCAGAAGTCTTACCGTTAA